From the genome of Setaria viridis chromosome 1, Setaria_viridis_v4.0, whole genome shotgun sequence:
CAACCAACCACATATCGAATAATGTATGTGTGTTTGGCTGCTATTTTCTATTATGATATATTTTGCAAACAGATATATGCGACTATGAAAGGGTACGCAAACCTACAAACATGACTTTCATGTTTGAAAGGTAAATTATTTAGAAGTTACTGGCCGTCAAAGTCTTGAAGTTTTTGACCAAGTCTTGAAGGTTTCGTTGTGATGCTACCATGCATCGTCGTTCTTTCTAAAATGTTCTGTCAAGCAGCCCTCCATCAGTCTCCCAGATTGTACTAAGTATGACAAATATGGGTGCATGATAGATGGACCTAGCTAGGTTCCTAACTAACACTTGTGGGCTGCTGCTTACAATATTCAGTCCTTATTTAGCGCACAATCGAATATGACAAAAACTTTGAGGCCTGCAAATCCACTACTGGCCACAGCAAAGATATTTGCTAAGTTTTTATATTGGCCCTTTGAGtccctgctggctgctgctttGTCCCCGAGACACCGTCACACCGAATAGTGCTTACTTAAAGCTGGAGCACTTGGTTTCACTAGCCTGGGGGgccttttttttatctttttcttgGCGTATTATATTATTACTATTATCATCCGGATAATGGTGTGGCAAATCATGGTGCATGCCGCAGATAAGTTGGGGTCCTTGCGTTGGTTGGTCTCTGAATTATTGGTTGCTGCAATCAGTATATACAAGTATTTCAAACAACCATCATTGCAATTATTACAAAGATGTATGAGCAGATGAGCTGCTTTTTGTTTCGCTTCCTTTGGCTCCCCCAGATAATGCACTGCACTTCTTCTCTGCTTCTTGTCCGGGAAACACTGTGAACATCATCATAAAGATCAGCAGTAGAAACCCATGCATCGTTGctcggctggccggccggctgaGATGCGCAAGAGCAACGATCCTCCTGCTTGTCGCCTCACAGCATGTACAGCATCGGTCGTCAGAGCCAGAAAGCGGCAGAGGCATATCCATCCCTGTGTAGTATCCGCTGCACAATCTCTCCAGGCTTTTCCATGTCCTACGCTCTGCAGCAAAGGCATATGAGCTTCGCCTTTTCTCCAACGGAAGGGAAAGCTAGCCACGACGACAGCGACGCCAGTACCACACCAGTCGGCTGCAACTATAGTGCTGCATGAGTAGGACGCCATGGCAGCTGATGGAGCTCTGCTAGCTTAGTTTAATAAACCGGCTGTTGGGCCACCGCGAGCTACCACTACCAGGTCGCCGTAGTAAACGAATGCAGCGAGCGCCGCTTTCCGGTTGCAGCAGCCAGCACCCAGCAGGTAGGCAGGCGGCCATGCCATGCGTTTTGTTTTTAATCAGCTACGGACTAGCTATATAGTAGTGTGATACTACTAGTAGCTGAGAAAAGATGGTCCTTTTTTGGCGGGGCATGTGGAGGATCCTTCAGATTATCAGATATCCAATTCATGTGTGCTTTAAGCTTTGGAGAAGGGCAGCAGCAGTAGGCTTGGTGACAGAGCAAAGGGAAGGAGGGAGGCCTGCCTCGTCAGGCACAGTACTATACAGGACGGGGATAACCGGATAAGCTCTCCTGCTGCACAATCATCTCTAACCCTTTCAGACACTTatttacacacacacacacactaacCCTTCCATGCATGCTGCTTTACATAATTCTGGCTGCCAAGGACGCAAGTTGAGGATAAAGAACCGAAAGCGTTAAAACTTTAtgaaggaccgaaagggcgaccagagggggggtgaatgggagcctataaaaattcttaATGAGAATaaggcctatgtcccaaacgcaaccccaCAGCACACTGCGCGTtgtatcgtcaagatgacgcaagtcaactcgtgacaggctcaccctaggaacgatttGACACGCTCAAGACATAACGGAAGCAAGACATGAAATTACTCTAACAAGTTTGCTCAAAATACAATTAACCAGATCACTCCTAGCTAATCCGTCAactaagaaaaaagaaataataattTAAAGTGCTAGGCGTGATTAGCAAATGAGAGAGCAAAATAATTAATAGTTAGACTTGATTAGCAAAAGAGACAACTAATTAAAAGCTAAGCAAGTGACGCAAGATGACTCACTAATTCCAAGAATTAAAAATAGAGAAAACTTGAACTCACAGTGGTGTCACAAAATGAGGCAGGACTTGTTCACGTGAATCAGCCTGGGAGCTTGTTCGGCCTGTGCACCTCGCGTGGGTCACCTTGTGTGCTGCTACTTCACATGGGCTTGGCCTGCTAGTGCTGCCTTGAAGCTTGGGCCAGCGTATGTGCAAGCTGGGCTGCTGCTCTACCTTGTTGCCTGGGCCACGAGCACCTGCTTGGGCCGCCGCAAGCTCCTGCGCTAGCTGCACTTGCTCTGGCCCGTGCTGGACTGGACCGCTAGGAGTAGCGTGCTGGGCTGGTCCGCCTAGCAGCTGACGGCCCGCTCGCTGCTGCAACTTGCACGTGCGCCCCGCGTGCCTGTGCGATCGATTGCTGCTGCGCTTCTTCCTGCGCACGAACAGACAGAGAGAAACAAGAACACCACGAACACCACTTAAACTTCAAACTAAAAATACTCCCTCAAAATTCCATGAATCGAGACAAAACTTGAGCTATAGATGCGCAACCACAAGTGCGAATAGATCCATGAGAAAGATctcaaaaagctcaagtatcCATCATGGATTTTAgagaaaaccgaaaccctaactcaagaacgcgatttgggaaaaactcaaaatcaagccggattcgtgagggatttgaaaGGAGATCATATCACGAATGTTCTCCAAGGTCCtagcaacatttcccttcaaccaatctcacaagattcgggctcaaacatgatgaacgaaaaatccccaaaaatagttccgaaaatagggaaaaagaaaaacgctcgggaatcaaagatttagcacgatttgagacaacaaataaagctaaatcacgagaacatcttctatacaagatgaggactagcctcctcccttcatccacccactaaagatgaagaaatcaagagaaaagagtaatcactccctaatccccctctctcctctcactttaagcacatgactagcctctaagcaaatagataatgagttgctaagcaaagaggtgctgaaataaccagcccccaatccctatttatagtccaggacgaaagactatactacccctacagctacaactaagataactacccacgcaggggcattttggtccaagtttttatctgtgcatcggacggacacgccgccttcacgactttgcttcgcctcgacgcaagcttcgcgatgacgccacgtgccctccttctcgaagctccggccgcaccgggctcgcccccggttttgaggcccaaaccgggaaacctgcctgcgcggtggttttgaggcccaaaccacccaaaccgtccattgacgcgtgtccggcctccgccaagcctcccgcttgactcgaccgacgccgtctccgtcctgtcatgccctctcgccattccgtgcaccatgtggaccgcccgtgacttcgcccggactcctcgggtccatcggtccaagcctactcgcgttcatccttcaccgcccttggtccatcggcatgaacctttcgcttgaccttcaccgcacgtcGTCGACCgtcacgtcgcatcctacacctgcacatcacaagccaagagaaacatcaaaccaacacaacgttgtcaatcactcatcatccaagggtgaccaccattggtcctcactTTACGCATTTTTTTGCAAGATGAGGATAAACAATGCTGGATCCGACCGCTGGACGGACCTGCACGCTTGCATTAGTCACTAAACAAGTAACAGTAAACAATGAAGCTGCTCCGTCATAGGTTTAACACCAAAGGATGATCTCATGTGTCCTCCTGGGCTGGACCTGGACCCCTCCGAGTCCAAAAGGGCAGCCACAGCAGAGCAGAGCCGGGTGCAGCACAGTCAAAGCGCATCTGACGGCTCACGGTGCTGCGCTGCGCAGGATTTACAGGCTCGCAGCCGCTGACCCGTGACCACATTTACTGAGCTCTGCTCTGCTTGCAAAGGGCACGTAGAGCTTCAGCGCATGATGAATGCAGCTGGCTGGTACTTGCGTTTGCAGCGCCTTCGACTTCGACCCCCGGCGGCGCCCGGATCGAACCTTACCATCACGAGATCCTGTTCGCGCTCATAATCTCAGGCCTCTCGGACGATCCTCTCAGCGTATAATAACTGAAATAACAATCTTTCGAAAAATAGTGGGTGTCGAATTTCGAATCTGGCGGTTATTTTGCTTTTGTGGTTTAACCTAGgttgacatttttttttccttccttgaaTTTATACAGAGctactccatccgtcctaaatcactattcattttagcttttctacaCTAGATACATGTCCAGAAAagcaaaatgaatagtaatttaggacggagggagtagtagatGGTATTCTCCTCACTAAAAATtactcctccgttccaaattatagacatacctagatgcataataatatttatgaacctaaaaagattaaaatgttctataatttggaacggacggAGTATATAAAAAAGATAGACATGAACTGCAGTGTGGTAAACCTTTTTCTTTACACAACATTCTGCTCCTGTGCTTCTTCTGGGCCGTGTGTGCGATGAACACAACAGTCAGCTTACAGAACGGGCTGGCCCGCGCGGAGCCGCGGAGGACAAACGACCGAAACTCCTTCTGGGCCGAGTCATCATGGGCGAACGGCCCAAATTGACAAGTTATCCTGCGGGCCAAGTCATGGGCTCCAGCAGGAGGGGACACACACATATGCGTGCGGCCTGAGGCCGCGAGGCGGTCCGCATCGGCCCAGACGGCGGTGCGGggagccgccgcggccgcctcacCGTCGACGGCGGAGACATTTGCTATAATCCCGCAAATGGGTTTCGCCAAAATGCCATTATGAAACTGGGTCTCCCGCTACAATGCCTTATTCTCTATTTTCGTGTTCATTTAATCATTTGCACTTATTTTCTCACTGGAAGTTCCCTAATTGCCCTTTGCCTCCACCTCTGTCTGCGTCTTCACCCCGCCGCCGATGCTACCACGCCCCAAGCCGCGCAAGCCCGCGATGCCGGCGGCCACCACCGTGCCCTGCAAGTCCCACGCAGCAAGCCAGCCCTCGACCTCGCCAGCCGCAAGGCTGCTGCGGGGGCCATGCCGTCTGCAGCCACGAAGGGCGTGCGGCATGTGGTTGCTGCTGCTCGATATGATGCTTGTGTGCTGCAATTTGGCtcgagggaaaaaaagaaaaaaaaatggagaggattCAACGATGCTGGCTCTTGATTGTTGGAGAGGGGAGGGATCAACGGGAGATGCGATCCTCTTGCTAGTGGCTGCTGATCGTTTATCCAAGCAATACTAACCCATTTATTCACACGGATTGCTAAGTGCAAGCAAGCAAAGCTGCACTGCCGCGAGCGTCCACAACCCAGCTCGCCGACGAGTAGTTCGATCTGACGAaacatgcaagctaatcatcgAGAAAAGCAGGCGGAGATTGGGGCAAGATGCGCCAGGCCTCGTCCGTATCCACCACGGTCGGAGTCAGGGCGACGTGCTCTGGATCGGGCCACATCAGCGGCGTCGGCTTCTGGTGCAGTTTGGCGAGCCAGGCTGGAGTGGCGGCGCTTCACGAGCGGCGCTGATGCGCGTGGAGCCCGGCGGCAAGAAGATGAGGGAGAGAACAGATCGAGACGAAGGAGACAGGGGTATGCTGGTCCGTTCATGTGGCCTGAGAAGCTAGAAATTACGAAAGATGTTAGAAATGGGTGAAAAGGCATTATTGTAGCGGGAGTTTTGGCAAAACCATTTGCGGAAGGGCAATCCAGCGAAACCCCGCTTTTGATGATGGCGAAATATCAAATTTCTCCCGACGGCGAGACCGCGACCGTCGTCGGTTTGGTCCCCGCTTGCCGTCGCGCGGGGCACCATGTGGCGCCAAACCACTCCGTCCAACCTCCCCTCCCCAGTCCCTACTGCGCCTCCCGGCTCCTGCTCCAGCTCGCGCTCTCCGCCGGAGCTGTCTCCGCCCCGCCACCCAAAAATAGCCGGATCCGAGAGAGGACCGAAGGTTGACGGAAGGAAGAGGAGTAGGCGTACACAGACGCGGCCACGGCCTccgcgcctcccgcgcgccCCATTCCCTCCCGTCCTCACACCCTCGCCCGCGCCCATGGCGCCGCCCTTAAATTCCCCGCGCGGCCGTCCCCGCCGCTTCGTTTCACCACCTCCCCCATGTCCCTCCGCGACCCCAATGCCGCGCCGCCAGACCCATGTATGTAATGATGAGCATTTCTTGATTGATTCGTTTCGGGGTTAAGAATCCGTCCGCTGATCGGTTGCTGATGGTTGGTTGCCGCGCgcagcgaggcggcgggcggacgcCGTCGGGTGGCTGCGCTCCCTGTTCCCGGacgtgccgctgccgccgccgccgcaggccacCGACGACGACCTGCGCGCCGCGCTCGCCAATGGCAGGCTGCTCTGCGCGCTCCTGCGCCGGCTGCTGCCGGGCGCGCTGCTGGACGACGCGGCCTCGGACAACGTCGGCAGGTTCCGCGCTGCCGTCGAGCGGATGGGCGTGCCAACCTTCAGCGCCTACGACCTCGAGAGGGTAACTACTAATTAGgctgcctttcttcctcctcctcatcaatGCCGCGGCATTGAATTTGTTTCCTTCGCTATTGACGCTGGCGGCAATTCATCCGGTCCTTCCAGGGGGAACTGTCAGCTGTCGTCACCTGCATTCTCGCTCTAAAGGACAGGTTCTCATCGCGCCTCGGCGAAGACCACCGCAGCTCTGCCTTCCTCACCAGGTGTGACAGCGAAGGAGGTCGGAGGAACATGGAATCCAAGCTGCAAAGGGTACTCTCGAGCCCCATCATGTCAGGTAAACAATAATGTCTTATTATACTCGTCGTTGCGACAGTGTTATGGCAATGGCAACTGCTCATTTACAGAATAGGTGTACAAATTGCTGGTTCAAACATATCTTTCTGTTATATACTTGCTTTCAGAGCCGTACTCTCCCTCCTTTGGAGCCGATGCATATTCGCCGTCACGGGTGTTTCAGCCGAAACAAGGATATTCTGATCTACCTGGTTGCAAAATTTCAGACTTGATGAAATCCTCCAGCTTGGAGGTAAGTGCCGTGCAGCAATCTTCGCACAAAAAATAAACAGAGGGGCTTTGTTTTGTCCTTTGGTGCCAACTTGCCATGCTAAAAATATTGACTGCATAACGTATCTTTGCAGAATGCTCCCACCCAGTCACTTTTGGGTGTTGCGAACAGCATCCTTGATGAGAGCATCGAGAGGAAGAATGGACAAATACCTTATGTAGGTCGTTTTGTTCTTTCCACATCTAAGAGGATATAGTGCTATATGTGGTAACACCTTTCCTTGTATAAATGAATGTTAAATTCATTGTAGCGCACTGCTTGCCTTCTGAGGAAGGTCATAGTGGAGATTGAAAGGCGTATTTCTACTCAGGCTGGGCATATACGAAATGTAAGATACGTAACTGTTTGTCTTTGTTGTGCCACTGGATTTGTCCTATGTGATTTCTTACTTGTATGCAGCAAAATAACCTGATTAAAGCTCGCGAAGAGAAGTATCAGTCAAGGATAAGAGTGCTAGAAGCCCTGGCTTGTGGGGCAAGTGGGCAAACACATGTACATTCTTGTACCTTCTCTGGGCCAGTTATTTGTATAAATCACATTTGCCATAGTTTTATACACTAgcgtgtttttcttttcaaaatccTGGTATCACCATCAAATGGTTAAATAATGAGACAATGGGGGTACTGGTAAACTCCATTTTTCAATAGGAGCTTAAAAATAATAGCAGAGATTACTGAGTTCTCTCTTCGCTCAGTGCGAATAACGGCAAGCAATTCATTTGAACAAGTATTGCTTAAGCCTCAATTGAACAATTCAATTCATGGAAGTCCACTTGTATTATGCAGGTGGAGAGAGACAAACTTGAAGGCAAGGGGCAACTAGCAGAGGATGATATGGCTAGATTAATGCAGTACGAGGAAGACTTGGTAAGATtgatgaaagaaaaggaagatatGATTAGGTTGCTTaaagagaaggaagatatgATCAGGCTGCTGAAGGAAAAGGAAGATATGGTCAGATTGTTGAAGGTGAAGGAAGACACAGGCAACTTGAATAATGACAAGGTGGATAGGTTACTTAAGGAGAAGGATGATACTGTAGTTAGATTGACAAAAGAGAATGAAGACATGGTGCGGTTATTGAAGGACAAGGAGGATATAATTATGCTaatgaaggagaaggaagacatGTTTAATGTGAAAGATGTCACAGTTGAAGATACACAGCAAACAACAGATGAGAGCAAAGATAGGTTACTTAAGGAAAAGGATGCTATTGTAATTCAGttgacaaaagaaaaggaagaaatgaTTAGTTCGttgaaggagaaggaagatataATTAGATTAATGAAGGAAAAGGAAGATATGGTCAACTTAGCTGGTGTTGAGGTTAGTGATAGGAAGCAAGCAATAGATGATGACAGAGATAGGTTGATCAAGGAGAACAATGATGCCCTTGCTAGGTTAACTATGGAGAAGGAAGATATTACTAAGTTGCTGAAAGAGAAGGAGGATGTGATTAGATTGatgaaagagaaagaagataaaACTGACACAAAGAAAGACAATGTTGAAGACAGAAAACAGGCATCAGGTGAAGATGCAGACAGGTCAATAGAGGAGAAGGGTGGCATAAATAGGCTAATGAAAGAGAAGGAGGATTATAGCAATACAATTATGAAACTTAAGCAGGACTTGGAATCATTAAGGTCATCACATGAGGAGAGCTGCAAATTGTTAGAATCTAAGAAGGGAGATGTAGTTAAGCTTCTCACAGACAAGGAAATGAatgaaaatataattttgaAACTCAGGCAAGAACTTGAGGCAACCAAAAAGTTGCATGAGGCACATAGTCAGCAACTAGAGACCAAAGCTGCCAAAGTAAATAAGGAGTTGGAACAGAGGATAAAAGAAATAGAGCTTATGTTGGAAGATTCTACCAAGCGGAGAAGAGAACTTGAGGAATCAGCCCAATCTACAATCCAATTTTGGAAGGAGAAGCAAATAGTGGTAGACAATTTTGTGGGTTTGCAAGTAAAGAATGCTCAGGTATTATTCAGAccactttcttttcttttttcctttagcTCTTTGGTGAATATATGTATTCTGAACTTAAGTGAGCAGTGCTCTGTTTCATCAGGATTTGAGGCTATCTTCTGTTTCCATTAGGCATGAAATCCTAAATTGTCAAAAAAGATGGTTTGAAGAACTAGCTGGCCTTGGTGAGATTGAAGCCATGTCACTAATTATGGCCTATATTATCTTAGTgttttttttcacaaataggccagcactaaaattttaatttaattttCAACAGGACAAAACCTTAAGGTGGTCACAAATGCTGCGGAAAAATATCATGCAGCTCTTGCAGATAATAGAAAATTATTCAATGAGATCCAAGAACTGAAAGGTTCCTATTTGAACTGCATCAGTAGTTCTTTTTGTCTGGTTATCTGTATTAAATATTATGCAAGCAAAAAATAGTAGCTTAACATAGTATCTTTGAACAGGAAATATCAGAGTTTATTGCCGGATAAGACCTTTTCGACCCTGGGAGGATGAGAAGTCCACTTCAGTTGAATATATTGGCGAGAACGGTGAACTGGTTTTATCAAACCCtacaaagaaaggaaaggaaggagGCAAGAATTTCACATTCAACAAAGTTTTTGGCCCTACGACTACACAAGGTGCTCATGATAATGGAGTCTAACAATTATCTGCTGTTTTTTAACTAACAAATTATCTGCTGTTGAATTTATTAGGTATACATTTGTTTTCTTATCCTTGTCTTTTACAGATATGGTCTTCAAAGATATCCAACCACTAATTAGATCTGTTCTTGATGGCTACAACGTTTGCATTTTCGCATATGGTCAAACTGGATCAGGAAAAACATATACTATGGTATGAAGTTATCAGGACTGAAGTCTTTCTGTCTGTTTGGATTCCTCTGCAATGGAGGACATATTCACATTACCTTGTTTTAATGAATTGCTCAGATGGGACCTGAAAACGCAACTGAGAAGGAATGGGGTGTCAATTATCGAGCACTAAATGACCTTTTCAATATCTCCCATGATCGGCAAGACACAATTAAGTATGAACTTGGTGTTCAAATGGTTGAGATCTACAATGAGCAAATCCGTGATCTTCTTGGTAGTGGTGGTTCACAGAAGAAATATCCTTCTTATTCAAGACTTGTTTCAGTATAGCTTTCCATTTAATGGAACAATACATGTTTTCTATGCAAGTCCTGAAGTCCTTAACTGCTATTAGCTCACTTATGCTATGATCATGCATTATAGTTTCCTTAAGTCATACTATATAAAAACTTGCATAGTTTAGTTGGTTACACTATTTCTATCCTTTTTCAGATTCTATTGTCATCACATTGTGTGTAGGGGTTCAATCCTTTGCTTCTTGCTGACTGAAGTGATGTAACAAACCCTTCATTTTCCTTAACTAGCACACACTAGGGATCCAGAATACCACCCAGCCCAATGGACTCGCAGTTCCTGATGCAACAATGTGTCCTGTTAATTCGACTTCTCATGTTATTGAGCTAATGCAAACAGGGCACAACAATAGATCCATGAGTGCAACAGCCTTGAATGAGAGAAGCAGCAGGTCTCACAGGTTAGTTATTTGTGCTGCTTATCTTTTTCTGTATAAAGAAACCTTCTTATCATTTTTTTCCCCTTGTGCAGTGTTGTGACCATCCATGTACAAGGCCAGGATTTGAAAACCGGAAACACTTTGCGTGGCGCTCTGCACCTTGTCGACCTTGCTGGAAGTGAAAGGGTGGACCGATCTGCGGTTACAGGAGACAGGCTCAAAGAAGCACAGCACATTAACAAGTCTTTGGCGGCTCTCGGGGATGTTATATTTTCTTTGTCACAAAAGAATGCTCATGTACCATACAGAAATAGCAAGCTTACACAAGTCTTACAAACTTCTTTGGGTGATCTTCTTTGCTAGAAATTCAGTTTGCATTACATCATAATTGTAAATAGTTTGTTGACAAAAAAAGTTCCCATGTGTAGGTGGGCATGCAAAGACCCTAATGTTTGTGCAAGTCAACCCAGATGTGTTGTCGTACACAGAGACTTTAAGTACACTGAAATTTGCTGAACGTGTATCTGGGGTGGAACTAGGTGTTGCAAGGACCAATAAGGAGGGAAAGGATGTCAGAGAACTAATGGATCAggtaacctttttttttctcttttccttcaCTTATTATATCCATTCTAGGGAGATCGATATGAAACGGTATATGGAACATGTGAACATAATGACTTTTATTTTTAAATCTGCAAAGAAATCAAGAATGCCATGTTCAAAATTTTGTTATTTCTAGGAAATTGAATTTGATCCCCAAGGAAACATACTGACATCTAATGTTTCACCTTGCAGCTTGCACTGCTCAAGGATACCATTTCAAAGAAGGATGATGAAATTGATCGGCTGCAACTAGTCAATAGTAGCAACTCTCGACTGAAGCCCACGAAACATGGTGACTCCCTGTTGAAGCATTCATCCTCTTCTCCAGGCATGACATCCCTAGGAAAGGTGGCAAGCTTTGGCAGTGGGGCTGCTTCCAATTTTGACAACTTCTCTGACACCAGTGACAGGCATTCTGAAGCTGGGTCCCTGCTCTCTACTGATGAAAACCAACAGCTGGGTCACAGCTCCGCTAATCCTGAGGTTTCTGCCCTTGGTGATGTTGATTCAGATGGAAGGTTAAGTGATGTATCAGATGGCGGTATATCAGCAGGTGCAGAAACTGGCAGTTCAGTGAACAACATTTTGGACCAAGAACAAGAGAAAACATCTAGTGCTGGAAAAGAGCGGTTGTGAGTATTTCTAGTTCTTTATAGTCTTGGACTTGATAATATTTTTGCTCATTTGAAATCTTCGCTCGTAGAAATTCTGCCGTAAATGGTTTCCATGGCCTGGTTGTTATCTGTAACTTGTTCATTCTTTCTCATGTAGAGCCAAAGCAATAAATCGAGTCCAGAAGCTAACAGTCCCAAAAGTAGGCCCAGCAAGCATGCGGCCTAAACCAAGAGATCCTTCTGCACCTAGATCTTCAGGTAAGATACCTGTAAGTTTGCACTCGTATTAATAGCTTCGTTTTCTGAGAATGCGAAGCTGAAGGAGCTGATGTTTCAGTTAAATGGATCTTAGTCCGACTCCGACTCAATAGTTCTACAGATGATTAACTTGTTATCTGAATATGAGAATGTTCATAGAATATACCAAACATATACCTATGGAGGGAGACATTTGTTTGTACATGGATTTGACTATACTCTTCGTTTGTATTGACAAATACCGTGATCATCTTGACCAAGTTGCATTAGGCTATTCATAATGAGTGAATAAAACAGGCCATGAAAGAATTATTATCTATAATATGCAATGTAACTTACCAACTCTTGATGCAGCCAATCTAGTCTAGTAATCGGATACAATTCCATTGAATTTCTTGTAAATGTCTGCGACTCTTGAACAACTCACAGAAAACTAAACAAAGAATAGTTGTCACGCCGTTCTTGATTATCACTCCCGGAATTCAAGTCCCATATTCTGTGTGTggtttaatttttctaagtgcACGTTGTCTCATATGCACATGCTACTTTGCTATTACTACGTCTTATTTTGTATGATTCCCAGTGGCAACAGGTGTGCGAAGAAGTACCACCACTCAAGCAACTCCCCCAGCAAGAGCTAGCAGCACTTCAAAACGAGTACCATAGGTCAAGAGTGAAGACACTGATGATTCGGACAAACCACTTTTcagttattttttgtttttgtatAGTTCTTTTGGAAAGGATTTTCTTCCTGGCATGATATATTGTTGGTTATAGTGAATTTGTGAATTTTTGTATCTGAGATGGATAGGTCGCTGTTGTTTTTTCATCTTTGTAGTGAGTATATCATCTGTAAAGCATGTATTGTGTATCACTATGGGACGTTAGCATGTTACTATGTGAGATGCCTTTGTTGAATGTGTTAGTAGAAACGGTGAAGGAATTCGAAATCAAATTGAATGCTAGTCTTGACTGTTCTTCACAAAGTGTTCAAGTCCCTACAATTTTACCAATGCAATGCAAATCTATTACACTTAACTAAATTCAGTTATTTTTCTGAAGGCTCAATAGATGATCCTTTTTTTTGTTCTCAACAGTTCTCCATAATGCACAGATGATTTGGTCCTGACAAATCTAATCCACCAAATTTAG
Proteins encoded in this window:
- the LOC117841902 gene encoding kinesin-like protein KIN-14D isoform X3, yielding MARLMQYEEDLVRLMKEKEDMIRLLKEKEDMIRLLKEKEDMVRLLKVKEDTGNLNNDKVDRLLKEKDDTVVRLTKENEDMVRLLKDKEDIIMLMKEKEDMFNVKDVTVEDTQQTTDESKDRLLKEKDAIVIQLTKEKEEMISSLKEKEDIIRLMKEKEDMVNLAGVEVSDRKQAIDDDRDRLIKENNDALARLTMEKEDITKLLKEKEDVIRLMKEKEDKTDTKKDNVEDRKQASGEDADRSIEEKGGINRLMKEKEDYSNTIMKLKQDLESLRSSHEESCKLLESKKGDVVKLLTDKEMNENIILKLRQELEATKKLHEAHSQQLETKAAKVNKELEQRIKEIELMLEDSTKRRRELEESAQSTIQFWKEKQIVVDNFVGLQVKNAQDLRLSSVSIRHEILNCQKRWFEELAGLGQNLKVVTNAAEKYHAALADNRKLFNEIQELKGNIRVYCRIRPFRPWEDEKSTSVEYIGENGELVLSNPTKKGKEGGKNFTFNKVFGPTTTQDMVFKDIQPLIRSVLDGYNVCIFAYGQTGSGKTYTMMGPENATEKEWGVNYRALNDLFNISHDRQDTIKYELGVQMVEIYNEQIRDLLGSGGSQKKLGIQNTTQPNGLAVPDATMCPVNSTSHVIELMQTGHNNRSMSATALNERSSRSHSVVTIHVQGQDLKTGNTLRGALHLVDLAGSERVDRSAVTGDRLKEAQHINKSLAALGDVIFSLSQKNAHVPYRNSKLTQVLQTSLGGHAKTLMFVQVNPDVLSYTETLSTLKFAERVSGVELGVARTNKEGKDVRELMDQLALLKDTISKKDDEIDRLQLVNSSNSRLKPTKHGDSLLKHSSSSPGMTSLGKVASFGSGAASNFDNFSDTSDRHSEAGSLLSTDENQQLGHSSANPEVSALGDVDSDGRLSDVSDGGISAGAETGSSVNNILDQEQEKTSSAGKERLAKAINRVQKLTVPKVGPASMRPKPRDPSAPRSSVATGVRRSTTTQATPPARASSTSKRVP